A part of Winslowiella toletana genomic DNA contains:
- a CDS encoding DUF3053 domain-containing protein codes for MATGISRVWTRVWVPLTALFLVFQLTGCGDKEPDQRKAFIDFLQNTVMRSGEHLPALSEDQKQKMGNYASDYAILYGFSQQVNKAVDDGMKPVVDELAAIRVPQDYLTRRNSLRQASGSLNVLAQQIQSAKSQADSSIAALKQPDDLKAVYQTVYSKVVTQPADSLIPLLPALQSLSQDVLQAGDYLQQQGAAVSFNNSAVQFSTREQAAQYNTIMSNMSSKTQALTQAQSAVQGGFQ; via the coding sequence ATGGCGACTGGAATCTCCCGTGTCTGGACCCGCGTATGGGTGCCACTGACGGCACTGTTTCTCGTCTTTCAGCTGACCGGCTGTGGCGATAAAGAGCCGGATCAGCGCAAAGCCTTTATCGATTTTCTGCAAAACACGGTGATGCGCAGCGGCGAACATCTGCCAGCGCTGAGCGAAGATCAAAAACAGAAGATGGGTAACTACGCCAGTGATTACGCCATCCTGTACGGCTTCTCACAACAGGTAAATAAAGCGGTAGATGACGGCATGAAGCCAGTAGTCGATGAACTGGCGGCGATTCGCGTGCCGCAGGACTATCTGACTCGCCGTAACTCACTGCGTCAGGCCAGCGGTTCGCTAAATGTACTGGCGCAACAGATCCAGAGCGCCAAAAGCCAGGCAGATAGCAGCATAGCAGCGCTAAAACAGCCTGACGATTTAAAAGCGGTCTATCAGACGGTATACAGCAAAGTGGTGACACAACCAGCTGATTCACTGATTCCTCTGCTACCCGCGTTGCAGTCGCTGAGCCAGGATGTATTGCAGGCGGGTGACTATCTGCAACAGCAGGGTGCGGCAGTCAGCTTTAATAACAGTGCGGTGCAATTCTCTACCCGCGAACAGGCGGCACAGTACAACACCATTATGAGCAATATGTCGTCTAAAACCCAGGCGTTAACTCAGGCGCAAAGTGCCGTGCAGGGTGGTTTCCAGTAA
- a CDS encoding PTS mannitol transporter subunit IICBA: MSSSDFKIKVQSFGRFLSNMVMPNIGAFIAWGIITALFIPTGWLPNETLAKLVGPMITYLLPLLIGYTGGRLVGGDRGGVVGAITTMGVIVGADMPMFLGAMIAGPLGGWAIKHFDRLVDGKIKSGFEMLVNNFSAGIIGMLLAILSFLAIGPLVEGLSHILAAGVNLMVQNNLLPLTSIFVEPAKILFLNNAINHGIFSPLGIQQASEAGKSIFFLIEANPGPGMGVLMAYVFFGRGNAKQSAGGAAIIHFLGGIHEIYFPYVLMNPRLIIAVILGGMTGVFTLTLLNGGLVSPASPGSILAVLAMTPKGAYFANIVAIAAAFAVSFVVSAVLLKTSKVKEEDDIEAAARRVQDMKAQSKGQSGATAVTAADGLNSDLSHVRKIIVACDAGMGSSAMGAGVLRKKVNDAGLTIITVTNSAINSLPGDVDLVITHRDLTERAMRQAPHAQHISLSNFLDSGLYTDLTARLVDANRSAGHRDKVMTTLNDSFDAGQDHLFKLSESNIFLGLQASEKEQAIRFAGEQLVKGGYVEPEYVQAMLDREKLTPTYLGESIAVPHGTVEAKDRVLKTGVVFCQYPQGVRFGEEEDDIARLVIGIAARNNEHIQVITSLTNALDDDSVIEKLASTTNVQDVLDILSGKKPA; the protein is encoded by the coding sequence ATGTCCTCATCAGATTTCAAGATCAAGGTACAGAGCTTTGGTCGCTTTCTGAGTAATATGGTAATGCCAAATATCGGGGCGTTTATCGCCTGGGGTATTATTACCGCTCTGTTTATTCCAACTGGCTGGCTGCCAAACGAAACGCTGGCCAAGCTGGTAGGCCCAATGATTACCTACCTGCTGCCACTGCTGATCGGTTATACCGGTGGTCGTCTGGTAGGTGGCGATCGCGGCGGTGTGGTCGGTGCCATTACCACCATGGGTGTGATTGTCGGCGCCGATATGCCAATGTTCCTTGGCGCGATGATTGCCGGTCCGCTGGGCGGCTGGGCAATCAAACACTTCGACCGCCTGGTCGACGGCAAGATTAAAAGCGGTTTCGAAATGCTGGTTAACAACTTCTCTGCCGGTATTATCGGTATGTTGTTGGCTATCCTGTCATTCCTCGCTATCGGTCCACTGGTTGAAGGCCTGTCGCATATTCTCGCCGCGGGTGTAAACCTGATGGTGCAGAACAACCTGCTGCCACTGACTTCCATCTTTGTCGAACCGGCGAAAATCCTGTTCCTTAATAACGCCATTAACCACGGTATCTTCTCGCCACTGGGTATCCAGCAGGCCAGCGAAGCGGGCAAATCGATCTTCTTCCTGATCGAAGCGAACCCGGGTCCGGGTATGGGCGTATTGATGGCTTATGTGTTCTTTGGTCGTGGTAACGCCAAGCAGTCTGCGGGCGGCGCGGCAATTATCCACTTCCTCGGCGGTATCCACGAAATCTACTTCCCGTATGTGCTGATGAACCCGCGTCTGATTATCGCGGTTATCCTCGGTGGTATGACTGGCGTGTTTACCCTGACACTGCTGAACGGTGGCCTGGTTTCACCCGCATCACCCGGTTCAATCCTCGCGGTGCTGGCAATGACGCCAAAAGGCGCTTACTTCGCCAATATCGTGGCAATTGCCGCCGCCTTTGCCGTCTCCTTCGTGGTTTCCGCTGTGCTGTTGAAAACCAGCAAAGTGAAAGAAGAGGACGATATCGAAGCGGCTGCCCGTCGTGTGCAGGATATGAAAGCGCAGTCAAAAGGCCAGAGCGGAGCAACTGCGGTTACCGCTGCGGATGGTCTGAACAGCGACCTGAGCCACGTGCGTAAAATCATCGTTGCCTGTGATGCCGGTATGGGTTCCAGCGCCATGGGCGCCGGCGTGCTGCGCAAGAAAGTGAACGATGCCGGTCTGACCATTATCACGGTGACCAATAGCGCCATTAACAGCCTGCCAGGCGACGTCGATCTGGTGATTACTCACCGCGATCTGACTGAACGTGCGATGCGCCAGGCGCCTCATGCCCAGCATATTTCGCTGAGCAACTTCCTCGACAGCGGTTTGTATACCGATCTGACCGCGCGTCTGGTAGATGCCAATCGTTCTGCGGGCCATCGTGACAAAGTGATGACCACGCTCAATGACAGCTTCGACGCCGGGCAGGATCATCTGTTTAAACTGAGCGAGAGCAATATCTTCCTCGGTCTGCAGGCGAGCGAGAAAGAACAGGCGATTCGCTTTGCCGGTGAGCAGCTGGTGAAAGGCGGTTATGTCGAGCCGGAATATGTGCAGGCGATGCTGGATCGCGAGAAATTGACCCCAACCTATCTCGGTGAGTCGATTGCAGTGCCGCACGGTACGGTTGAAGCGAAAGACCGCGTACTGAAAACCGGTGTGGTGTTCTGCCAGTATCCACAGGGCGTACGTTTTGGCGAAGAAGAGGACGACATTGCGCGTCTGGTTATTGGTATCGCCGCACGTAATAATGAGCACATCCAGGTAATCACCAGCCTGACCAACGCACTGGACGATGACAGCGTGATTGAGAAGCTGGCTTCTACCACCAATGTGCAGGACGTTCTGGATATTCTGTCAGGTAAAAAACCCGCCTGA
- the mtlD gene encoding mannitol-1-phosphate 5-dehydrogenase: MKALHFGAGNIGRGFIGKLLADAGIELVFADVNQAVLDELNARHEYPVHVVGENAQVEIVKGVSAVNSTSDEIIALIAEVDIVTTAVGPQILERIAGSVAKGLAKRSDSANVRPLNIIACENMVRGTSQLKQHVMKALPEQYHAWVEQHVGFVDSAVDRIVPPSAAGSTDVLEVTVETFSEWIVDKTQFKGPLPAIAGMELTDNLMAFVERKLFTLNTGHAITAYLGQMAGHQTIREAILDEKVRQVVKGAMQESGAVLIKRYGFDAAKHAAYIEKILSRFENPYLKDDVERVGRQPLRKLSAGDRLIKPTLGTLEYQLPHDNLVLGIAAALHYRSDQDPQAQELVALLEKSGPQATLAQVSGLDANSDVVLAAVKAYNANA; this comes from the coding sequence ATGAAAGCTTTGCATTTTGGCGCAGGTAATATTGGCCGCGGTTTTATTGGTAAATTGCTGGCGGATGCCGGTATCGAACTGGTTTTCGCCGATGTGAATCAGGCAGTGCTGGATGAACTGAACGCACGTCACGAATATCCGGTGCATGTGGTGGGCGAGAATGCCCAGGTTGAGATTGTTAAAGGCGTCAGCGCGGTTAACAGCACCAGTGATGAGATTATCGCGCTGATTGCTGAGGTTGATATCGTTACCACGGCGGTTGGTCCACAGATCCTCGAGCGTATCGCCGGTAGCGTCGCCAAAGGGCTGGCCAAACGCAGTGATAGCGCTAATGTCCGTCCGTTAAACATTATTGCCTGTGAAAATATGGTGCGTGGCACCAGCCAGCTTAAACAGCACGTAATGAAAGCGCTGCCAGAGCAGTATCACGCCTGGGTCGAGCAACATGTCGGTTTTGTTGATTCCGCCGTCGACCGTATCGTACCGCCATCCGCCGCAGGCAGCACTGATGTGCTGGAAGTGACGGTAGAGACCTTTAGCGAGTGGATCGTCGATAAAACCCAGTTTAAAGGCCCGCTGCCAGCCATTGCGGGCATGGAACTGACCGACAATCTGATGGCGTTTGTCGAACGCAAACTGTTTACCCTCAACACCGGCCATGCCATTACCGCTTACCTCGGCCAGATGGCGGGACACCAGACGATTCGTGAAGCGATTCTTGATGAGAAAGTGCGTCAGGTGGTTAAAGGGGCGATGCAGGAGAGCGGTGCAGTGCTGATCAAACGTTATGGTTTTGACGCCGCTAAACATGCTGCCTATATCGAAAAAATCCTTAGCCGCTTTGAAAACCCGTATCTGAAAGATGACGTTGAGCGCGTAGGCCGTCAGCCGCTGCGTAAACTGAGCGCTGGCGATCGCCTGATCAAGCCCACCCTCGGCACGCTGGAGTACCAGTTGCCGCATGACAATCTGGTGCTCGGTATCGCCGCCGCGCTGCATTATCGCAGCGATCAGGATCCACAAGCGCAGGAGCTGGTTGCACTGCTGGAAAAATCAGGTCCGCAGGCGACCCTGGCGCAGGTGTCAGGTCTTGACGCCAACAGCGATGTGGTTCTCGCTGCGGTGAAAGCTTACAACGCTAACGCATAA